A DNA window from Phoenix dactylifera cultivar Barhee BC4 chromosome 13, palm_55x_up_171113_PBpolish2nd_filt_p, whole genome shotgun sequence contains the following coding sequences:
- the LOC103706628 gene encoding ankyrin repeat-containing protein ITN1-like — MAERTTMEDGGERDLEMGTTSVSPGRSPNSPLPSPSPRAAHSPALVLSSSAKRMDPGSPSASPILRTASACGPVLVLSNSGKQMDQASPSASPATPVLVLSNSGKRMDQASPSLVLSNSGKKMDQAGKKKYVKQVTGRHNDTELHLAAHRGDLAAVRRILGEIDAQMTGTAVGAEFDAEVAEIRSAVVNDINEVDETALFIAAEKGFLDVVVELLKYTDRESLLRKNRSGYDAFHIAVREGHQAIVKVLLDHDPTLCRTFGPSNATPLISAATRGHTEIVNLLLAHDASLIELSKNNGKNALHFSARQGHVEIVKALLEKDPQLARRTDKKGQTALHMAVKGTSTAVVKALVDADPAIVMLPDRAGNTALHVATRKKRAEIVDVLLLLPDTHVNALTRDHKTAFDIAESLPLSEESADIKECLSRYGAVRANDLNQPRDELRKTVTEIKKDVHTQLEQTRKTNKNVHGIAKGLRKLHRAGINNATNSVTVVAVLFATVAFSAIFTVPGGNKDDGVAVAVRYASFKIFFIFNAISLFTSLAVVVVQITLVRGETKTERRVVEVINKLMWLASVCTTVAFIASSYIVVGRHFQWAAILVTLIGGVTMAGVLGTMTYYVVKSKHTRSIRKRAKSSRSGSTSWHHNSDFSESEVDKIYAI; from the exons ATGGCGGAGAGGACGACGATGGAGGATG gaggagagagggatcTGGAGATGGGAACGACGAGCGTCAGCCCCGGCCGGAGCCCCAACTCGCCGCTCCCGTCGCCGTCGCCCCGGGCGGCGCACTCACCGGCGCTGGTCCTCTCCAGCTCCGCCAAGCGGATGGACCCGGGATCACCGTCGGCATCCCCGATTTTACGGACGGCGTCTGCCTGCGGGCCGGTTCTGGTGCTCTCCAATTCCGGGAAGCAGATGGACCAGGCGTCACCGTCGGCGTCGCCCGCCACCCCGGTTCTGGTGCTCTCCAATTCCGGGAAGCGGATGGACCAGGCGTCGCCGTCGCTGGTGCTCTCAAACTCGGGAAAAAAGATGGACCAGGCCGGGAAAAAGAAGTATGTGAAGCAGGTGACCGGGCGGCACAACGACACGGAGCTTCACTTGGCGGCGCACCGAGGAGATCTGGCAGCAGTGAGGCGGATCCTGGGCGAGATCGATGCCCAGATGACGGGGACGGCCGTCGGGGCGGAATTCGATGCGGAGGTGGCGGAGATTCGGTCAGCGGTCGTGAATGACATCAATGAAGTGGACGAGACCGCTTTGTTTATAGCAGCGGAGAAGGGGTTCCTTGACGTGGTGGTCGAGCTGCTTAAGTACACTGATCGGGAGAGTCTTTTGAGGAAGAACAGGTCGGGTTATGATGCTTTCCATATCGCTGTGCGAGAAGGGCATCAAG CTATTGTCAAGGTACTTTTGGACCATGACCCAACCCTTTGCAGAACATTTGGTCCATCAAATGCAACTCCGCTTATATCTGCAGCAACTAGAGGTCATACTGAAATAGTGAATCTGTTGCTAGCACATGATGCTAGCTTAATTGAGCTGTCAAAAAACAATGGGAAAAATGCTCTTCACTTTTCTGCTCGGCAGGGGCATGTCGAAATTGTAAAAGCATTGCTAGAAAAGGATCCACAACTTGCCCGAAGGACTGATAAAAAGGGGCAAACTGCTTTGCACATGGCAGTGAAGGGAACAAGTACTGCAGTTGTTAAAGCCCTTGTGGATGCTGATCCAGCTATTGTAATGCTACCCGACAGAGCTGGGAACACAGCATTGCATGTTGCTACAAGAAAGAAGAGGGCAGAG ATAGTTGATGTTCTGTTGCTCCTACCAGACACCCACGTAAATGCACTGACGAGAGACCACAAAACAGCTTTTGACATAGCGGAAAGTCTACCTCTCTCAGAAGAGTCTGCTGATATTAAGGAATGCTTATCTCGTTATGGCGCAGTCAGGGCTAATGATCTAAACCAGCCTCGAGATGAGCTGCGGAAGACTGTAACTGAGATCAAGAAAGATGTTCATACACAGCTAGAGCAGACTAGAAAAACCAACAAGAATGTCCATGGAATTGCCAAGGGGCTCAGGAAACTCCACAGGGCAGGCATCAACAATGCCACCAACTCGGTCACCGTGGTTGCCGTGCTCTTTGCCACGGTGGCATTTTCTGCCATCTTTACAGTGCCAGGTGGAAATAAAGATGACGGAGTGGCAGTAGCTGTTCGATACGCGTCgttcaaaatatttttcattttcaatgctatttCCCTTTTCACATCTTTGGCTGTGGTGGTGGTGCAGATCACCCTTGTTAGGGGGGAAACAAAAACAGAGAGACGGGTTGTGGAGGTGATTAACAAGTTGATGTGGCTGGCTTCTGTGTGCACAACTGTTGCATTTATCGCCTCTTCTTACATTGTGGTGGGTCGGCATTTCCAATGGGCAGCTATCTTGGTTACACTAATAGGCGGGGTGACAATGGCTGGAGTTCTCGGGACCATGACTTACTATGTAGTGAAGTCCAAGCACACCCGTTCTATCAGGAAGAGAGCGAAATCATCAAGGAGTGGCTCAACCTCATGGCATcataattctgatttttctgaatctgaGGTCGATAAAATTTATGCCATTTGA
- the LOC103706626 gene encoding exocyst complex component EXO70H1-like has product MPRKGLRSLLPSYSFPSRHHDGRSLAPPSPHRRQQQSSAATMMEDKVTAVEAIITKWDPNASSFAKITSLFYQDRAEAHRFLLAVSDLQRAMLDFASDKGNLVSGSDALVRAQTLMQAAMRRLEKEFDQILSANRDRLDPESVSARSSRSSVSDAEDDVGGSSEDDIRAAGESIGEVERAAAIAMADLHAIAETMMSAGYGKECFRIYKILRKSIIDECLYRLGFEKLSPSQIQKMDWESLDSKIRTWLAASRVAVKTLFSGERILLDHVFAGSDSIREACFADIARDAAVQFLSFPELVAKSKRSPEKMFRILDLHDAIAELWPEIEPVFSFESTAAVPTQALNSLVKLADAARATIADFEVAMQKDTSKSPIPGGGIHPLTRYSMNFVALLADYDAALADIFADSTLHMPSSLPDFFFDTSQASAPPSPAPSSAASTSNYEENPGSPVAVRLARLILVLLCKLDDKAGLYREVSLSYLFLANNLQYIVNKIRGSRLSHLLGEEWATRHAAKARQYASNFERLGWSKVAAAIPAGEVGPAEMRERMRAFNAGLEKACRNQAEWVVADAGMREVVRAVVRGMIVPAYRGFYVKCRAELGDSAVVKFSPEDVGSRLSELFSGSDGSDSGSESYSGYRLGSGSVSGGSKWSSRSA; this is encoded by the coding sequence ATGCCGAGAAAAGGGCTTAGGAGCCTCCTCCCCTCCTACTCCTTCCCCTCCCGTCATCATGATGGCCGATCCCTTGCTCCGCCTTCTCCTCACCGGCGGCAGCAGCAGAGCTCCGCCGCCACCATGATGGAGGACAAGGTGACGGCCGTGGAGGCCATCATCACCAAGTGGGACCCGAACGCCTCCTCCTTCGCCAAGATCACCTCCCTCTTCTACCAGGACCGGGCCGAGGCCCACCGCTTCCTCCTggccgtctccgacctccagCGCGCCATGCTCGATTTCGCATCCGACAAGGGGAACCTGGTGTCGGGATCGGATGCGCTGGTCCGTGCCCAGACGCTGATGCAAGCCGCCATGCGCCGCCTCGAGAAAGAGTTCGACCAGATCCTCTCCGCCAACCGCGACCGCCTCGACCCGGAGTCCGTCTCCGCTCGGTCGTCGCGCTCCAGCGTCTCCGACGCCGAAGACGATGTCGGCGGGTCATCGGAGGATGACATCCGTGCCGCCGGGGAGTCCATCGGCGAGGTTGAGCGTGCCGCGGCCATCGCCATGGCGGACCTCCATGCAATTGCGGAGACCATGATGTCGGCCGGGTACGGCAAGGAATGCTTCCGGATCTACAAGATCCTCCGCAAGTCCATCATCGACGAGTGCCTCTACCGCCTAGGCTTCGAGAAGCTCAGCCCCTcccaaatccagaagatggaCTGGGAGTCGCTCGACTCCAAAATCCGAACCTGGCTCGCTGCATCCCGGGTAGCCGTGAAGACGCTCTTCTCCGGCGAGCGGATACTCTTGGACCACGTCTTCGCCGGGTCGGATTCCATCCGGGAGGCATGCTTCGCGGACATCGCTAGAGACGCCGCCGTCCAATTCCTCAGCTTTCCCGAATTGGTGGCAAAATCGAAGCGGTCGCCGGAGAAGATGTTCCGGATATTGGATCTCCACGATGCAATCGCCGAGCTCTGGCCGGAGATCGAGCCCGTCTTTTCTTTTGAATCCACCGCGGCGGTTCCGACTCAGGCGCTGAATTCACTTGTCAAGCTCGCCGACGCGGCCCGGGCCACCATCGCCGACTTCGAGGTGGCGATGCAAAAGGACACTTCCAAATCGCCGATCCCCGGCGGTGGGATCCATCCGTTGACCCGCTACTCTATGAACTTCGTCGCCTTGCTTGCAGACTACGATGCCGCCCTTGCTGACATCTTCGCAGACTCCACTCTTCACATGCCGTCCTCACTTCCCGATTTTTTCTTCGACACGTCGCAGGCGTCGGCACCGCCGTCGCCAGCTCCAtcctccgccgcctccaccTCCAACTACGAGGAGAACCCCGGATCTCCGGTCGCCGTCCGGCTCGCACGGCTTATTCTTGTACTCCTCTGCAAGCTTGACGACAAGGCAGGGCTCTACCGGGAGGTGTCGCTATCCTACCTCTTCCTCGCCAACAATCTTCAGTACATAGTGAACAAGATTCGGGGGAGTCGGCTTAGTCACCTTCTCGGCGAGGAGTGGGCGACGCGGCACGCGGCGAAGGCAAGGCAGTACGCTTCCAACTTCGAGCGGCTTGGTTGGAGCAAGGTGGCGGCGGCGATCCCGGCGGGGGAGGTGGGGCCGGCTGAAATGCGGGAGCGGATGCGGGCGTTCAACGCGGGCCTCGAGAAGGCTTGCCGGAACCAGGCGGAGTGGGTCGTCGCGGACGCTGGGATGAGGGAGGTTGTGAGGGCGGTGGTCCGGGGGATGATCGTGCCGGCGTACCGGGGATTCTACGTCAAGTGCCGGGCGGAGCTCGGCGACTCGGCGGTGGTGAAGTTCTCGCCGGAGGACGTGGGGAGCCGCTTGTCGGAGCTCTTCTCTGGCTCGGATGGTTCGGACTCCGGCTCGGAGTCTTATTCCGGTTACCGGCTCGGATCCGGCTCTGTTTCCGGTGGGTCAAAGTGGTCGTCGCGGTCCGCATAA